The Microbacterium sp. W4I20 genome segment CTCCGCTCTCGGCGCGGGGGACACGCCGTCTGCCTGATCGTTCTGCATCCGGAGGGAAGCATCCACCGAGTCGTCAGTCGACGGCTCCGGTCCGTCGACCTCTTGCAGCACCAGGAGCGACTTCGCCTCGACCGTGAGCTGCGTGCCGGCGGCGTGATCCGATCCGTCGGCCAGCTCGCCCGCGGTGTCGACGGCCACATGCCAGTGCTCGCCGTGCCGGTCATCCGGAAGCGTCACGTCGACGGGCTGGTCGCCGCTGTTGAAGTACACGATGAAGTTCACATCGGTGACGGCGAGCCCGCGGATGTCCTTCTCGCGGATGCCCTGCCCGTTGAGGAACATTCCCACCAGGCGTCCGAATCCGGAGTCCCAGTCCCGCGGCGCCATCGGACTGCCGTCGGGCCGGAGCCAGACCACGTCGGCGATGCGCTCGTCGTCGAGGTCGACCGGGCGGCCGTTGAAGAACCGGCTGCGCCGGAAGGTCGGATGCCGGCGGCGGAGCCGCGCCACGGCGGCGGTGAACTCGATCAGCGGCAGGTCGGCGGCATCCCAGTCGATCCAGGTCAGCTCGTTGTCCTGCGCGTAGCCGTTGTTGTTGCCGCTCTGCGTGCGTCCGAGCTCATCGCCGTGCGAGATCATCGGCACGCCCTGCGAGAGCAGCAGCGTGGCGAGGAAGTTGCGCTGCTGACGGGCCCGACGCCGGTTGACGGCCTCGTCGTCGGTCGGTCCCTCCGCGCCCATGTTGTCGGAGCGGTTGTGGGATTCGCCGTCGTTGTTGTCCTCGCCGTTGGCCTCGTTGTTCTTCTCGTTGTACGAGACCAGGTCGCGCAGCGTGAAGCCGTCGTGCGCGGTGACGAAGTTGATCGAGGCGACGGGGCGGCGGCCGGAGTGCTCGTACAGGTCGGCGGAGCCGGTGAGGCGCGAGGCGAACTCGCCGAGCGCCTGCGGCTCGCCGCGCCAGAAGTCGCGCACGGTGTCGCGGTACTTGCCGTTCCACTCGGTCCACTGCGGCGGGAAGTTGCCGACCTGGTAGCCGCCGGGGCCGACATCCCACGGCTCGGCGATCAACTTCACCTGCGACACGATCGGGTCCTGCTGCACGAGCTCGAAGAACGTCGACAGCCGGTCGACGTCGTAGAACTCGCGGGCGAGCGTCGATGCCAGGTCGAAGCGGAATCCGTCGACGTGCATCTCGGTCACCCAGTAGCGCAGCGAGTCCATGATGAGCTGCAGTGCGTGCGGGCTGCCGGCGTTCAGGCTGTTCCCGGTGCCGGTGTAGTCGGTGTAGTAGCGCTTGTCCTCTTCGAGGCGGTAGTAAGCCTCGTTGTCGATTCCGCGCATCGAGATGGTGGGCCCCATGTGGTTGCCCTCGGCGGTGTGGTTGTAGACCACGTCGAGGATCACCTCGATGCCGGCCGCGTGCAGCGCCCGCACCATCGCACGGAACTCCTGCACCTGCTGACCGTGCTCGCCGCTGGACGAGTAGCCGCTGTGCGGGGCGAAGAAGCCGAGGGTGTTGTACCCCCAGTAGTTCGACAGGCCCTTCTCCTCGAGCACCGAGTCGTCGACGAACTGGTGCACAGGCATCAGTTCGAGGGCCGTCACGCCGAGGCGGGTGAGGTGCTCGATGACGGCGGGGTGGGCGATGCCGGCATAGGTGCCGCGGAGCTCCTCGGGGACCTCCGGATGCCGAACGGTCAGACCCTTCACGTGCGCCTCGTAGATCACGGTCTGCGCGTAGGGGGTCTTCGGCAGCCGGTCGCCCGCCCACTCGAAGAACGGGTTGACGACGACACCCTTCACCATCGAGGCGGCGGAATCGTCGTCGTTGCGGGAATCGGCGTCGCCGAAGTCGTAGCCGAAGGGAGCCTGGCCCCACTCGATGCGGCCGGCGACGGCCTTGGCGTAGGGGTCGAGCAGCAGCTTGTTCGGGTTGAAGCGCTTGCCGTCGGCGGGGTCGAACGGTCCGTGCACGCGGTAGCCGTACAGCTGCCCCGGCTGCACGGCGGGCAGGTAGCCGTGCCAGACGAAGGCGTCGACCTCGGTGAGGCTCACGCGCTGCTCGGAACCGTCGTCCTCGAACAGGCACAACTCCACTTTTTCCGCGCCTTCACTGAACAGCGCGAAGTTCGTTCCCTGTCCGTCGAAGGTCGCTCCGAGGGGGTATGCCGATCCCGGCCAGATCTCAAGACTCATGGAGCGAGCTTAGGCCGCCGCGATGACGCGGCCTGCTCGGCTACGATCTGCACTGCCCGCTCGAAGTCGAGAACCTGGGCGATCTCCTCCGCCAGGGCATAGGGATGCCCGAGGTAGCAGACGAACACGGGGGAGACGACTTCGATGTACCCGACCGGGCCGTCCTGGCTCACGACGTAACGGTCGAAGTCGTGCAGTTCCCAGCTGGCCTGGGCTGGGGCCGTCGATGCGACCTCGTGCTCTCGGGTGCGCGTCTCGGAGCCAGTGGGGACGGAAGTGCTGACAGACATGAGACCTCCTGACTCGGTGATGGTCTCCACGGTAAGAGGGCAGCGGAATATCGGATACGCCATTGCCAGATGACAGATTTCGCGGTATATCTCGAACCGATATACCGGTTACGCCGGCGGCATCCGACTCCTACACTGAGACCACGCATCATCTTCGACGATCGGAGAACGCTGTGTCTGCACCGTGGCAGGTCTCCCGCGACGCGCTTCCCCCGGCGTCGCGACTGCTCATCGAGCGCGCGCACGAGGAGATGCTGGCGGGGAACCTCGACGATCGCCGGCTCCGCGAGGTGCGACCGCTGGTGCGGGAGTCCTGGGAGCGGTCCTGGCGGGGGAGGGTCGGGCCGGAGGGCGCGCCGCCGCTCGAACTGATCAGCGACGAGCTCGAGGAGTATCGCCTCGCGCATCCGCTCGCCTCCGCGATGGACATGATCCGCACCCTGCTGCTTCCGGACACCGGTGAAGACTCCGGCGTGATCATCGCCGTCGGCGATAAGGCCGGCCGCCTGCTGTGGATCGAGGGCGACCGGCAGCTCCGATCCCTC includes the following:
- the glgX gene encoding glycogen debranching protein GlgX, which encodes MSLEIWPGSAYPLGATFDGQGTNFALFSEGAEKVELCLFEDDGSEQRVSLTEVDAFVWHGYLPAVQPGQLYGYRVHGPFDPADGKRFNPNKLLLDPYAKAVAGRIEWGQAPFGYDFGDADSRNDDDSAASMVKGVVVNPFFEWAGDRLPKTPYAQTVIYEAHVKGLTVRHPEVPEELRGTYAGIAHPAVIEHLTRLGVTALELMPVHQFVDDSVLEEKGLSNYWGYNTLGFFAPHSGYSSSGEHGQQVQEFRAMVRALHAAGIEVILDVVYNHTAEGNHMGPTISMRGIDNEAYYRLEEDKRYYTDYTGTGNSLNAGSPHALQLIMDSLRYWVTEMHVDGFRFDLASTLAREFYDVDRLSTFFELVQQDPIVSQVKLIAEPWDVGPGGYQVGNFPPQWTEWNGKYRDTVRDFWRGEPQALGEFASRLTGSADLYEHSGRRPVASINFVTAHDGFTLRDLVSYNEKNNEANGEDNNDGESHNRSDNMGAEGPTDDEAVNRRRARQQRNFLATLLLSQGVPMISHGDELGRTQSGNNNGYAQDNELTWIDWDAADLPLIEFTAAVARLRRRHPTFRRSRFFNGRPVDLDDERIADVVWLRPDGSPMAPRDWDSGFGRLVGMFLNGQGIREKDIRGLAVTDVNFIVYFNSGDQPVDVTLPDDRHGEHWHVAVDTAGELADGSDHAAGTQLTVEAKSLLVLQEVDGPEPSTDDSVDASLRMQNDQADGVSPAPRAEQATS